In Populus alba chromosome 4, ASM523922v2, whole genome shotgun sequence, the genomic window ttccaaactttcttatgcaacggaaaaacattttccggtcaacaaaaaacactttccagtcaaaccCCTTTTATTTGGTGGAAAacaaagttgtgaaaaaattagaaatgtcatattatttgctgattatatcaaatttggtcttcaaacttttgattgctatatatattttgttttgaatatttgttttttcaatttcatcccttaaaatttaatttttatattaattttggtcctcatttttataattgctatttgattttcccttatcattttttaattaaatttttttatctatcaaatttggtcctcattcttttcattgtcacttattttatttgaaataatttatgaaatgttaattattattattatttaatttcttcatctttcaattttttattttctagatttgatctctattattttgattattatttattttatttgagataatttatgaaattctatttttttcaattttgttatcattcaactttttaatttgtaagatttgttcttcgttattttaataaatttgagaaaaataaaatattaataagttattttccaactcattttccatgacataactcaattattattattttaatttcttcatctttcaattttttattttttagatttgatctctattattttgattactatttattttatttgagataatttatgaaattatattttttttcaattttattctcattcaactttttaatttgtaagatttgttactagttattttaataaatttgagaaaaataaaatattaataagttattttccagctcattttccatgatataacTCACTTTtcttggaattcactttccaaaaagaaactactttccagcaaataaaCGGGGCCTACATCAAATTTggtctcaaacttttgattgctatagattttgtttttaatatttttttttcaatttcatcccttagaatttaatttctttgatcctcatttttataattgctatttgatttgatcctcattcttttgattgttacttattttatttggaaatgttaattattattattttaatttcttcatcttttaatttttttttattttttagatttgatctctattatttgattattatttattttatttgagataatttatgaaattctatttttttcaattttattctcattcaactttttaatttgtaagatgagaaaaataaaatattaataagttattttccagctcattttccatgacataaccaaacacttaaaagtgtttttaatttatttttcattacactaccaaatatcagaaaatactttaccggaattcattttcccggaattcactttacaaaaaaaaaaaactactttccagcaaataaacgggatcttagtttttcagcttattttctttagtttcaagctctattttttcaattatagagTTCTTGGATATTGTTTAGAAGTACAACTAAAAATGATAATAGTGTTAGAATCTTGAGAGGTTTATTTACATCATTCTATTTGTATCAAAAGATAAGtaataaaactttaatgataaatcatttatcattaacaacaataaattttcaatttaataaaagaagTTGAAGGAAGAGTATTTGACATAGATTTTCAAACTCTTCTACGTCTTAGTTCTTCAGCTTATTCTATTTAGTTTCAAGCTTTATTTTTCCTTATGCTTTCCTTCTACTATAgagcttaacaaaaaaaaaaaactttgaagaaCTTAACAAAACATGGAATCAGATAATGATTTAATTTCCAATAAATGTTGCAAATTAACAAACTTGTTCTTTGTAAAGATTAATTCTTATTGAGCACATAttgaataaatcaagaaaacactGAATCCAGTAACCTTCTACCCTTGACCTTCTCCTTCTTCACATGATCAGTTTCCCTTGTCCATTGCTTTCCTGTTACATATTCATTAGCTTCTCAAAAAACACAActacattatgtttttttttatgagttgcaAAATGATGCACAAGTTCACCTATACTGTAGTAAACCCAAAACAGTTCATGTCTTGAACACTTTTGCTAGCGAAAGAAAAGTATGTGCCCAACaagatggtgttttttttagaaataaagatttatccatgaaattagttgagatatatGCAAGCTAATCTAAACACCcgtgttaatctaaaaaaaaaaagagttgatacatttaaaatatattcctTTCATAGACTTCATGTGAACTTTCGTTTCCAATCTTTTATTATATCCAAGTCTTTCAACCTCGTATATGGTCTTCGTTAAGGATACAGAGAGAAAAATAGCTTTGAGTAAATTTAATTGCTGTCCTGTAGATTCACAGATATTTCATATACCTATCCCTTAGAGTTCAAAATCCCTAGCATGATTTCTATAGTTTAAATCTTTTCTAACTCAACCTTTCTACTCAAACAAGATTCTTGCAAGCACTATTCCTTCTCCCTTCTTTTAAGGTAGTTTTTGGTATgtttgaataatattaattgaatttgattggACTGGACtgataaataaatttcattccttgtaGTTTTTAATACCTTGTCTATCGTTGAAGTGtagattataatatatatattgatttctaaattaaaacctAAAAGAGGTATTCAAATATAAGGTCAGggagaaaaaattttaaaaacaaattactcttaatatattaatgtcaaacttaaatattttttaaaaaataattagatattattttttcacttagtttatattgagttttgaaattaataatattataataaccataattatataattagtcTAACGAGTTAACCTAAGACCAACAAATCAAGGGTCTAGATCAGCTcgagtttaaaaaaatagaggaaatgATGACCCAATCAAAAACTAAAGTTGATTTATGACAAGTCGAACAACCTAGAATAAAACACATGCCAAAAAATCATTAATCAATCCAATACATtattactttaatattaaaaaaaatagatatcatttaaaaaaaaatttaatcaaactatatttttatgaatttatatagattgtttttaaatctGCATATCTAACCGGGTTATAATAGGCTACCcccatataatttaaatttttttattgcaagaaaaaatctGTTAGTAttttctgaatatttttttatatttaaaaaaaatagcttgacTCGCAGCGTATCAATATTCTAGTTTGAACTATAAAAATAGAAGTGAAGCTACAGGggcaaaaatataatttatcctCCAACATAGGGTGTGCATGTGGAGGGTGGAAAGCAGGGGACAATTTTGCGAAGATAATCAAGGTGGTGGTAGgtaaagaaaggagagaagggATTGAAGAGACTATTACTTTGATAAATGTACAATTGAATATATTTGCTTGATTTTCTTGAAAGAGAAATCTTATaccaattttttaataaaaattagtattttttatgagattctAAATAATATGTAATAGGATGAGCTGAAATATAAAAACGTAAAAACATCTCCATCAAATAAGACGAAGAAGAAATTATGTCGTtgagtttttaataattatgatattttattcgtatgcaaaataaaatatttaaacttacTTGGAACTTAATATGGGTGATTTTTGcttacttatttttcattacagcaacctcttataaaaaaaaattattaaacttaatttttatttaatataatgttaaaaaataaaattaaaaataaaattcaattaaaaaaataagcggAGTCAACTCGGATTAATTGTTAAACCTGGATTATGTGACCATAATAacaccataaaaattaattaaaataatctatgaaactcaattttcaatcaagtgAATgctaaaggataaaaatataaaggaaaaaataattataaaaagacaaaaaaaaaaaacatttgaggcAACCGACCATACTCGTAAGTCGTAACTCGAGTCATGAGATCTATGATAATCATAGAACgtaaactgaaataaattatgcatattaattttcaatcaacaatattaaatgataaaattaaaaaagtttcaaCAAAAATCAACCGGCCTAACCCGTAATTCAGATCATAAAACTGATAACTctatataaagtaaataaataaaaatataaagcttaattctcaatcaatcttaatattgaaggattaaattgaaaaaaaattaaaaaataactcaagtcaactcgggttaacatATCAAACTTGGGTCAAGAGATCgggataactccataaaaaaaattaaaaaaatatataaagttcaattctcaatcaactcaatgttgaaagatgaaaattaaaaaaaaatcaattaaacaacCTAACTGACTAAAACTCACCTATAATTATAAAAGGCTATAATAAtcccataaaatataaaagttgttttttaaatcaaagagTGAAACATCTTGACATTTCAAACTCTgtagtatgttttataattaaaattataataaatagtagGAATCATAATATTTAGGtcatttatttgatttgtcCACTCATATAAAATTcgttaaaattcattttttatattcatcttCATCCCCTCTTCCATGCTCCTCATTCGATGAAGtcctaaaatcaaataaaatgaagataatataattttaccATTATCACTGCTATTATTGTATATTAGCTCCCTGTTTTTGATGTGGTCTTCAACTTCCCCACTGTTTTTTAAGAAACCTAGGCTGGATTTTAATAACTGGGAGATGAAATCATCATCTCATCTTTGATTCCCACTTCATATTTCTCTTCTTTAGcacatctaaaataaaaaaaaaacattaacgtTAAATTAATGCCTGAAACTAGAAAGGAAACAcatcttcattaatttttacaACCCTTTCGCAACATACTATATTTTGTCTAGATTGACATGATTAAACAGATATATAGCTATGCAACAAGTAGGGAAGACTTCATTCTTCAGTCAGACAGCTGCAACTTCCATTCAAGACCTTGTAGAGCAACCTGAGGAGTCAGATTGCcatcttaatttttgttttcacacATTAGAACGAGAGAAagattattctaaaaaatatcaacaagaGTACTGAACATGTTCTTAccacattaattattatttgtccTTCGCCTCCTAGGTTTTGATCCCCTTGTTCCACTGCCAAATCCATCTTTCTTAGACCTCCAGGGCTGTCTGATACTCATGAATATCATACAAGAATTGGTGATTCGAAGAATACTACTGATAGAGTGGGAGGTCGAAgctaagaaaacataaaatttgacCTTTCTATTGTGAAACAAATTGTTCAGAGTTTTAGTATTGCATACCTACTAGTTGCTGCTGGTGCTTCTGATTCATCCCTGATAACAAGTGAAGCTAATGTTTGTGACAGGAGATGTGCAGGATCGGTTTCAGGATTACTACTCTCGAGAGGGGCACCGGAACTTATTGACCATCTCATTGGAACAACCAAATCCCTGCCAATTTATAAATGACAAAGTATCCATAAACATCCATTTCAATGCACAGAAAGGAGGGAGGAGAGAGGTCACAGGTTTGAGACCTGCCCTTATTCCTCAAAACAGGAAAAAGAACACGCATGTTTAACAATGGCTTCCTAATGCTGAAGCCAACTCAAGCTACTGCTGCTGTACAACTCCCACTCTATAATATCTGAAGAAGGAAAATAGAAAGATGCATACCCTTTTGTGCATTTGTGTCTGCAGCGGTTCATCTTATTCACTGTATAATTCCCAAAGACAGCATCGAGGCTCCTTGCTAGTTTCGGTAAATCACGTAATGGTAAAACATCCCAAACCTTAAGAATTTGAGTGtcgtttttgttttccttgatTATATCCACTGTCCAAATGAGACTGAGCTGGTCGTTGACTCTGTAATTTTCTAACAGTTCAGAAGAAGTTCCGTGTAGGACAACGATGTTTCTCTCTTCAGGAGATTGACGCCAGCCACTTGAAAGCtttgccaacaaagaaatcacTTCCTGACGAACCCTGTTTCTCACTTTCATAATAGATTTCCGAAAGTTGTCACTGAAGATAAGCTTCAATTGAAAAAAGGTTGATGTGAGAAGTCCACTGAGTAGTATTCAGCTTCAGACATAAGAGTAAGAATTAAGAAATTTGTGCTGCAAGAAAAATCAGCATACATACCTTCCATCTTGCATTTCTGAACAGTACAAAATTGGCATTCAACAAATCATCAAGTTGGCCAAACTCTAACAAGGCATCCATTATAGCCTTGGACAAGCTTTTATCCTCATCAGCATTGTAGAAACACCCTCGTTCCTTCGCGTCAGTAACCAATTTCTTCCAAATAGAGTCACTGTTGACAAGAGTTGCTCCATTTCCCAGTATCCAGAGGCAGTACCTTAATTAGACATAGCATcgtaaaattttattcaaaatcacCGATACACATGTACTTACACATGAACCTGCATATACTTGCTCGAACTATTGTTTAAATTCTGATGTTTGGGAACTATTGTTTAAATTCTGGTGTTTGGAAAAAATACCTTGCACGGGTCAGCGCAACATTTACCCTTTGGCGATTGGAAAGAAAACCCACTGATCCACTTGCATTGCATCTGACTGTAGAGATAATGATAACATCCTCCTCGCTGCCTTGAAATCCATCGACAGAGCGAACATTTACTGTAAAGCCACTATATGTACTATAAGCATTTccaattttttgttgaattgcAAACACTTGAGCCTTGTATGGTGATATGACTCCTATGCTCATCCTCTTTTTTGCCCTTTTAAATTctgcaagagaaagaaaaggaaagctttAGCTTTCAAGCTTGCAAATCAAAAGTAAAACTAATAGCAATATCATATATTTCAGACAACAtttattaaataacaaaaaatctaaTAGCTCCTGGTATGACTCAAATGCATACCTTTAAAAAGGCTTGCAACTATCGCTAAAACTACAGCAACCTCGACCAAATTTTTCTTGCTGCGGCCGTCATTGAATTGCTCTTTCCCATTGGCTACATTAATAAATGAGTAAGGGCCATACATATTGCCTTGAAGGAATTGTTTCTGATAGTTCCTTTCTTTGACATTTGAAGCATCCTGAATTTGCCTATCATAGAACTCTTTATTTGGAAATTGGCTTATAGATGGATGCATCCTATACTGCATATTCAGAAGGTGTTTCCCGTGTTCTAGTATGACCAATCTCTCAAACAAACTCCTCCCGAATTCAGCTTCCTCGGAAATCTGATGAAGGTATGAGATAGAAACATTAGAACTTATGAATAACCCAGTAAATGGGGTGCAACCGTGCAAGAAAGATAAATCTTATCACCTTGCTTTGAACCATGGCAGGAAGTTGGCGCTCGTCACCTATAAGAATGGCATGGCGAAGACCAGAAAGTTGCAATGGAATAGTCGATTCACATTCTTTAAGCTGGGCCGCTTCATCAATAACCAACAAATTTATTGGTTTTGCTCCTTCTGTGTGCAACTTGGCAGAGCTTGAAGCAGTACAGAAAACCAGACACGCATTACCCAAGCAAAAGTTTCTGGCTGCTTTACtttcaacttcaaaaatattGGGAATGTCAAATACTCGAGGAAGTGAATTCAGTGTCTGAACACAATATTTTCTCATAAAGGCCAGCCGTGAAAATTGACCAGCGCCGCTTCCTTCATTTTCAAAATCACTGAGGACTTGTTTTAGACCTTCATCTCCAACACTAACACTACACAGCAAGGGTTTGAAGGACTTGAGTGAACCAAGTGCTCTGATCATGTTCTTCACCACTTCTAATGAAATGATAGATGTTGGCAAGTGTGTATACAGATCTGCAATTAAAACATCCAACTTCGCACTAAGGAAATTGAAACTATCCTTTACGAATTCCTCAAAAGAGAGAATGTCTTCCTTCTTTACCTTGCcatctttattttccttttcctcaTGCTTTGGAAGCTTCCCTCGATGAGAAGAAACCTTTTGcttctgtttttcctttttcttgttaTCTTTCAAGGCCTGAAGAAGAGCTTTCTTCAAAACTTTCCTCCTGTTCccgctctttttttcttgattattgaCCGCTTCATCTTTCTCTTTGTTGGTGTTTATCTCTTCAAGTCCATGCATTACATCTTCCAGTTTCTCTATCTCTCCCTCATTATTTTCCTCCTTACTTACCAAGTACCGGCGGTACTGATGCTCAGGATCTTCAAGCAAAGTTATCAAAGAGTCTACAGTGTGCTTCCAGCCAGTTGACGGGTTAAAGCAATGACAAAGTGCTTCGACACGATTGTCAAGAAATATATCTTCAAGATCATCTTTCTCGGAGATCTTCATTCGCTTTCCGTTCCCATAGAGAACTATATCTCCAAGTCCGTAAGTTTCATATTCAAGAGAGTCTGTAACTAGCCTTAGGAGTCTCGATGTTACTTCCAACACAGCAATATTGGTTGGAGCACATGTAAGGGTCCTGCACTTCAACTTAAGTagagaaaacaataacaaaccAACCATCTTTGTTTTTCCCGTCCCCGGAGGGCCCCAAATTAGTTTGACAGTGCTTTGATGTTGGCATTCACTCAGACCAATGCAGCTTACAATTGCATCTTGCTGTGAGTTATTTAAATTGGGAGAGCTGATTATGGTTTCTTCCATACCAGAAAGTGTAGCATTTCTATTCACTTCAGATAAGCAGTGAGTGCAATCTTGGCCATCCTGCAGGATCAGACACAACAACTGTCAGTTAGGCAATTGAATGATTAGAATATAGCTAAAACTTCCGCATATCAGGAAAAATGAACCACCCTTCTTACAGCTGAGCTAGTCTGAAGCACATTCTGGATAATCTTCATGTTCCCTCCTTCCGGATCTGAGTTCAATGACCTCCATGTACGAATATTTGTCATCATGTTCACTAGGTAAACAACAAAGACATTAGCGAAAATGTTCTTTCGCCTTCCTTTTCCAGCAATGACAgactcctttttattttccctgtcttctaattcaaattcaatggGTTTGGATGTGAGAATTGACAAAATGTCATATCTATCGTTATCATCTTTCGCTAAAGATAGTCCATGAACATATGCAAGAAGATAGTTAAACCCAGGCCTGTTCAAATCATCAATGTCTTTCGGTCTTACATCTGTCAAAGCAAGGAGATCTCCAACCCCAGGCTCATATATTCCTTCCCCATTCACATTGTTTCTCATTTTTTCAAACCAGATCTTATAAAACAAGTCTTTCGGAGGCTTATTCTCTTTAGCTATTCCCAGtgaaaagatttttcttttaggTGCTTGGGAGACCATTGTCATGTTTGAGCATAAGTCAGCACGAGTTTCCTCGATTAGCGCAGGAATGAATGACTTCATGTAATGTGTCGTTGACACGAATGTCTCCGGTATCTTCTTCACCTGTTCGTGAACAATTTAGTGCCAGACatcaaatgcaagaaaaaggaaaaaaaaaaacataaggtcaaaaaaattaaaaataaaattgacatgaaTGTCTCTAAATGATTTCACTTTAATCAAGTTGCCAAATTTaatcaggaaaaataaaatcctgCTCGCTAAACAACCAGATTTTGACCAGAAAAACAGAccgtataaaaaattaaaaatctgaaGCGCATCATACACATAAACATGGCATGCATGCAAACCTGGTTTTTGTAAAGATCTTTGTTGAGTACATGCCCGATAGACCAAGAGAACACCAAATCTACCAAGCTTCTACCAGGAATTACTAATTCTTCTTCAGCTTTCGATTTTGCAACTTTATTCTCCATCGTTTCACCTCTCTAGTAAGCGTCTGTAAAATCAGTTGACGAAGCCGAAAAtaaggaaacaaaataaaaactcttgAACTTAcaaagaattaaacaatgaaactACAGGTTTCTTATGATTGAAGCAAGCAACCCCACAGTAAGGCCAGTACagatattttttccaaaaagtGGCAATGCTTCTTTTTTGATAGCTACCAAAAATCccaatgaaagaaaagaaatgaacgtACAGTTGATTAGAAAAAATGGGGCAGGTTCCTGAAGACTGAGATGGAAAGAACACACTAACTACAAGTCAGTCAAAAGTAAATTAAAGCAAGCAATGTCTCGAGTCTTAGTCCCCATGGAAACTACAGTCTCTTATTTTCCATAATTAAAGTTAGGGATAGCATATGAAAAGAGAGAGGAATCAAGAGAGGAAGCTTTCATACGAGGAGGCCAAAGGACTTTTCCTGGTTATAAAACAGATGGACTCCATTTTCCTACGTATTCTCCTTTACTGTAACATTACCGATGCACGAATTAATGTTGATTTTTGAGTAGAGGAAAGGACACAAATGCATTCGTACAATACGATGATGCTTTACATGGCTGCCTCTTTCCCTTTCCTAGTACACGTGATTTTCACAAGAGAATTATTCTATCCACTCGAAGTATTGCTTAGAATTGAAGCAAGTTTCGTTTACTTCGAGGTGTAAGAAAACGCAAAGCTCAACTTGTAATTTCAAGTGTGAATTCTACATGAATGGGAATGGGTAGCAAAGATGTCCAAACTATTTTCCAGTTCTCACATATGACGACTTCTCCTCGATCTTCATAACCAATATCACCATCAAGTTTCACTATATAGAGAAATATCAGCATCATATAACACGGTTATTCCGTTATTCATGTGAAACAATTTCTTCAAAACTATATTATGACATCTTTTTATGGTTCCTGATGATCAACTCGCGAGCCAAACCACCTCAGACAATGTCTAACTCTTGAGTAGACTGTTGTAACTATGTTTAAAACCATGATTTACACCCAACAATCCAACATATTGAATCACCAGCCAACTCAACTCCTACAACTGGCTATATTTTGGCAGAACAGCCTGCCGAAACGTCACTATCAACTGTTTTGCCACTTGATTTGGAGTATTTACTTAGATGTCATTCCCATGCGATGCCGCAAGCTTTTAGCATATTTGTGCGTTATcatgagtttataaaaaaaaattaaaaaaaaaatatatatatatatatgaaaaaaaaaaaattgttacaatccataatgttttcaagaaaaaaaactacaaaaataaatt contains:
- the LOC118030286 gene encoding uncharacterized protein, with amino-acid sequence MENKVAKSKAEEELVIPGRSLVDLVFSWSIGHVLNKDLYKNQVKKIPETFVSTTHYMKSFIPALIEETRADLCSNMTMVSQAPKRKIFSLGIAKENKPPKDLFYKIWFEKMRNNVNGEGIYEPGVGDLLALTDVRPKDIDDLNRPGFNYLLAYVHGLSLAKDDNDRYDILSILTSKPIEFELEDRENKKESVIAGKGRRKNIFANVFVVYLVNMMTNIRTWRSLNSDPEGGNMKIIQNVLQTSSADGQDCTHCLSEVNRNATLSGMEETIISSPNLNNSQQDAIVSCIGLSECQHQSTVKLIWGPPGTGKTKMVGLLLFSLLKLKCRTLTCAPTNIAVLEVTSRLLRLVTDSLEYETYGLGDIVLYGNGKRMKISEKDDLEDIFLDNRVEALCHCFNPSTGWKHTVDSLITLLEDPEHQYRRYLVSKEENNEGEIEKLEDVMHGLEEINTNKEKDEAVNNQEKKSGNRRKVLKKALLQALKDNKKKEKQKQKVSSHRGKLPKHEEKENKDGKVKKEDILSFEEFVKDSFNFLSAKLDVLIADLYTHLPTSIISLEVVKNMIRALGSLKSFKPLLCSVSVGDEGLKQVLSDFENEGSGAGQFSRLAFMRKYCVQTLNSLPRVFDIPNIFEVESKAARNFCLGNACLVFCTASSSAKLHTEGAKPINLLVIDEAAQLKECESTIPLQLSGLRHAILIGDERQLPAMVQSKISEEAEFGRSLFERLVILEHGKHLLNMQYRMHPSISQFPNKEFYDRQIQDASNVKERNYQKQFLQGNMYGPYSFINVANGKEQFNDGRSKKNLVEVAVVLAIVASLFKEFKRAKKRMSIGVISPYKAQVFAIQQKIGNAYSTYSGFTVNVRSVDGFQGSEEDVIIISTVRCNASGSVGFLSNRQRVNVALTRARYCLWILGNGATLVNSDSIWKKLVTDAKERGCFYNADEDKSLSKAIMDALLEFGQLDDLLNANFVLFRNARWKLIFSDNFRKSIMKVRNRVRQEVISLLAKLSSGWRQSPEERNIVVLHGTSSELLENYRVNDQLSLIWTVDIIKENKNDTQILKVWDVLPLRDLPKLARSLDAVFGNYTVNKMNRCRHKCTKGDLVVPMRWSISSGAPLESSNPETDPAHLLSQTLASLVIRDESEAPAATSRQPWRSKKDGFGSGTRGSKPRRRRTNNN